A window from Leifsonia shinshuensis encodes these proteins:
- a CDS encoding MFS transporter — protein MTISATTPGGEVGSAAVDRTPLPRLLSALFVSNVSAFVGLLTPLQLLMTLHLTRIAGPEAAAAFGVVTGFGALFALIGNPLGGRISDRTAARFGRRRTWILTGAVGGSLTVVGMSFTTAVWQMAIIWCATQLLFNFQLAATSALIADQVPQTRRGTASGVIGLSAAVGPLLGIAAVSAISDPAAQWIVTAVASAGLGTVAVLLLRDRQHRLPAGQRRLGLIEIVKSLWLNPWHHPAFGWAWLARFLITCAIAASSYNAFFLIDRFKVTPAAVAGSVLLLSLINVALLALTSVVAGLLSDRLGRQKPFAIAAGILAAGAMTLMAVASDMSLVFVAIACLGIATGLLSSVDLALCVRVLPSKENAGKDLGVVNMANTLPQSIVPFVAPALLALGSFGALYIALGIAAILGAVAVIRIPEVGRESDPRFAAITRPSAVRA, from the coding sequence ATGACTATTTCCGCTACCACCCCAGGAGGTGAGGTGGGATCGGCTGCGGTGGACCGAACCCCTCTGCCGCGCCTGCTATCAGCTCTGTTCGTCTCGAACGTCAGCGCGTTCGTCGGCTTACTCACTCCACTGCAATTGCTAATGACCCTCCACCTCACCCGCATCGCCGGACCGGAGGCCGCCGCAGCGTTCGGCGTCGTCACAGGATTCGGTGCGCTCTTCGCCCTCATCGGAAACCCCCTCGGTGGTCGTATCAGCGATCGCACGGCTGCGCGCTTCGGCCGACGCCGCACCTGGATTCTCACCGGCGCCGTCGGTGGATCATTGACCGTGGTCGGCATGAGCTTCACCACGGCGGTGTGGCAGATGGCCATCATCTGGTGTGCGACCCAGCTCCTGTTCAACTTTCAGCTCGCCGCGACCAGCGCCCTGATCGCCGATCAAGTGCCTCAGACGCGGCGAGGCACAGCCTCGGGCGTGATAGGGCTCTCCGCCGCCGTCGGACCGCTGCTCGGGATCGCCGCGGTGAGCGCAATCAGCGATCCGGCGGCCCAATGGATCGTCACTGCGGTGGCCTCGGCCGGGCTCGGCACCGTCGCCGTTCTGCTCCTCCGTGATCGGCAGCATCGCCTACCGGCAGGCCAGCGGCGCCTGGGTCTGATTGAGATCGTGAAATCGTTGTGGCTCAATCCGTGGCACCACCCGGCATTCGGATGGGCGTGGCTCGCGCGATTCCTCATCACCTGCGCCATCGCTGCATCCAGCTACAACGCATTCTTCCTCATCGATCGATTCAAGGTGACCCCGGCCGCAGTGGCTGGTTCTGTGCTCCTGTTGTCGCTGATCAACGTCGCCCTTCTCGCCTTGACCAGCGTCGTCGCCGGGTTGCTCTCCGATCGGCTCGGCCGCCAGAAGCCCTTCGCCATCGCTGCAGGAATCCTCGCGGCCGGCGCCATGACGCTGATGGCCGTCGCCTCCGACATGAGCCTCGTGTTCGTGGCCATCGCTTGTCTGGGCATCGCGACAGGGCTGCTGTCATCGGTCGACCTCGCCCTCTGCGTGCGGGTGCTGCCCAGCAAGGAGAACGCGGGCAAGGACCTCGGCGTCGTCAACATGGCCAACACCCTCCCGCAGTCCATCGTTCCGTTCGTCGCCCCGGCGCTACTTGCACTCGGGAGCTTCGGCGCCCTATACATCGCACTCGGCATCGCGGCGATCCTCGGCGCCGTCGCAGTCATCCGCATCCCGGAGGTCGGCCGCGAATCCGACCCCCGTTTCGCTGCCATCACCCGCCCGTCGGCGGTTAGAGCGTGA
- a CDS encoding helix-turn-helix domain-containing protein codes for MGLREKKAARMREHMVDVAIDLFLRDGYDETTMEQIAERAEVGTTTLYRYFPSKDLLLLDRLTATFSFGAYLRARPEREPLGSAMAEALRAMAAETDNPKNRVAQLRRVVDDIPAVRAKVWVIFLEAREDLEEAIAQRMGLQVSDLSVRTTAGMMMDILQLVDDTRKRADPPKHSVDILDHILRELPHAHTVLPELS; via the coding sequence ATGGGGTTGCGTGAGAAGAAGGCGGCTCGCATGCGGGAGCACATGGTCGACGTGGCAATCGATCTGTTCCTGCGCGACGGGTATGACGAGACGACTATGGAGCAGATCGCCGAACGGGCTGAGGTCGGCACCACGACGCTCTACCGCTACTTCCCTAGCAAGGACTTGCTTTTGCTGGACAGGTTGACCGCCACGTTCAGCTTCGGTGCTTACCTCCGGGCCCGACCGGAGCGTGAGCCGCTGGGATCGGCGATGGCCGAAGCGCTTCGGGCGATGGCGGCTGAGACGGACAATCCAAAGAATCGGGTCGCACAGCTGCGTCGCGTCGTCGATGACATCCCCGCCGTGCGGGCGAAGGTTTGGGTCATCTTCCTTGAAGCTCGCGAAGATCTCGAAGAAGCGATCGCGCAGCGGATGGGGCTGCAGGTCTCCGATTTGAGTGTTCGCACCACCGCGGGGATGATGATGGACATCCTTCAGCTCGTCGACGATACCCGCAAGCGCGCCGACCCGCCGAAGCACTCAGTCGACATCCTCGACCACATCCTGCGAGAACTCCCCCACGCGCACACCGTGCTGCCGGAGTTGTCCTAG